A genome region from Pseudomonadota bacterium includes the following:
- a CDS encoding type II toxin-antitoxin system prevent-host-death family antitoxin yields MEEVTTHQAKTQLSSLIERVLRGEDIVICRGRQPVVRLVPVESGRETPRRPTVGTITSRPVSWTADAFAPLTDDELEAWGL; encoded by the coding sequence ATGGAAGAGGTAACCACCCACCAGGCGAAGACCCAGCTTTCAAGCCTGATAGAACGCGTCTTGCGGGGCGAGGACATCGTCATCTGCCGCGGGCGTCAGCCTGTGGTTCGCCTGGTCCCGGTCGAGTCGGGCCGCGAAACGCCACGACGCCCGACGGTGGGAACCATCACCTCGCGTCCCGTCTCGTGGACAGCCGACGCCTTCGCTCCCCTGACCGATGACGAGCTCGAGGCATGGGGTCTGTGA